Proteins encoded within one genomic window of Tidjanibacter massiliensis:
- a CDS encoding cell division ATP-binding protein FtsE, with protein sequence MEKNPVIELRNVAVFHSAKPGSSNPKKRGEMVVSGVNLTVCEGEMVYFIGKVGSGKSSLIKTLYAEVPLVEGEGRIVGFDLRRMKRRDISRLRRSIGIVFQDYQLLSDRDVFGNLHYVMKATGWKNETDMRKRIEEVLSVVGLENKAFKMPFELSGGQQQRLAVARALVNNPRVILADEPTGNLDPWAAEDIMEVFRRIVAGGCSIVMSTHNIANIEQFPARTIRFNKGKVEEIDISSVLGA encoded by the coding sequence ATGGAGAAGAATCCTGTGATAGAACTGCGGAACGTGGCCGTATTCCATTCGGCGAAACCTGGTTCGTCCAACCCGAAAAAGCGGGGAGAGATGGTCGTTTCGGGCGTGAATCTCACGGTATGCGAAGGCGAAATGGTCTATTTCATCGGCAAGGTGGGCAGCGGCAAAAGCTCGCTCATCAAGACGCTTTACGCCGAGGTACCGCTCGTCGAGGGCGAGGGGCGCATCGTAGGGTTCGACCTGCGTCGCATGAAGCGGCGCGACATCTCCCGCCTGCGGCGCAGCATCGGCATCGTCTTTCAGGACTACCAGCTCCTCTCGGACAGGGACGTGTTCGGCAACCTGCACTACGTCATGAAGGCCACCGGGTGGAAGAACGAAACCGACATGCGCAAACGCATCGAGGAGGTGCTCTCCGTCGTGGGTCTGGAGAACAAGGCGTTCAAGATGCCTTTCGAACTCTCCGGCGGCCAGCAGCAGCGTCTGGCCGTGGCACGCGCACTGGTCAACAATCCGCGCGTGATACTGGCCGACGAACCGACGGGCAATCTCGACCCGTGGGCGGCGGAAGACATCATGGAGGTGTTCCGGCGTATCGTCGCAGGGGGGTGCTCCATCGTCATGTCCACGCACAACATCGCCAACATCGAGCAATTCCCGGCACGTACGATACGTTTTAACAAAGGGAAGGTCGAAGAGATAGACATCAGCTCCGTATTGGGCGCTTAA
- a CDS encoding alpha/beta hydrolase: MENYGHETRVVKLPDDYEGPVTATVVSLRAEPPSASAVLYVHGYLDYYFQYHMGRHFAGHGRNFYALDLRKYGRSWMPHQHFNYCRRMEEYFPEMDAAIDVILADGNTDITLIGHSTGGLLSALYCAEGARRGFINRLILNSPFLEFNTGWFVRRAVIPVAGALSLLFPYAKVRNVLSPNYFKSVHASRYGEWEFDTRWKPEQAPPLYLAWLRAVRLAQRSVHRGLGLPIPVLVMFSDRSTYHKRWHEEALVSDTILNVGHIARYGAKLGDNVTLEEIPGGLHDLVLSQPDVREKVLTAMEYFIGKTQKA; the protein is encoded by the coding sequence ATGGAGAATTACGGACATGAAACGAGGGTGGTGAAGCTGCCCGACGATTACGAGGGGCCCGTTACGGCGACGGTCGTTTCGCTGAGGGCGGAGCCTCCCTCCGCTTCGGCGGTGCTCTATGTACACGGTTATCTGGATTATTACTTCCAGTACCATATGGGAAGGCATTTCGCAGGGCATGGTAGGAATTTCTATGCCCTTGACCTGCGGAAATACGGGCGTTCGTGGATGCCGCACCAACACTTCAACTACTGCCGCCGCATGGAGGAGTATTTCCCGGAGATGGATGCGGCGATAGACGTTATATTGGCCGACGGCAATACCGACATCACCTTGATAGGCCATTCGACCGGCGGACTGCTGTCGGCGCTTTACTGTGCGGAAGGTGCACGGCGGGGATTCATCAACCGGTTGATTCTTAATTCGCCTTTTCTCGAATTCAATACGGGATGGTTCGTGCGCAGGGCGGTCATTCCTGTAGCAGGGGCCCTGAGTCTCCTGTTTCCCTACGCGAAAGTGAGGAATGTGCTCTCTCCTAATTATTTCAAGTCGGTACATGCTTCCCGTTACGGGGAGTGGGAATTTGATACGCGGTGGAAGCCGGAACAGGCGCCGCCCCTCTATCTGGCATGGCTTCGGGCCGTGCGTCTGGCCCAGCGTAGCGTACACAGGGGATTGGGGCTACCCATTCCCGTATTGGTAATGTTTTCCGATAGATCGACCTATCATAAGCGGTGGCACGAGGAGGCGCTCGTTTCCGATACCATCCTGAATGTCGGGCATATTGCGCGGTACGGTGCGAAGCTCGGCGACAATGTGACGCTGGAGGAGATACCCGGCGGACTTCACGACCTTGTGCTGTCGCAGCCGGATGTCAGGGAGAAGGTGCTTACTGCCATGGAGTATTTCATCGGCAAGACGCAGAAGGCCTGA
- a CDS encoding phosphatase PAP2 family protein produces the protein MTRIIPLLFALLTVTGGKAGAVLPGSRTFAQRSGTACSVPNDSLCITTAAPLLPAAAAQPLYGLEAPDYTPALRNPLRMPESVRPRRDFWHSTGARFIIPAGFITYGVVAQCNPLLQKANAEVKSAAFRAFPGRTHVDDYLQYAPVAAYFGLSWIKTEHNFLEKTIVAATSYLVMAAIVNTMKFAIPVQRPDGSAWNSFPSGHTATAFTGAHLLFREYKSVSPWIGIAGYAAATATGVMRILNRRHWLSDVVTGAGIGIASVEIAYLLLPVFDRWIYGKKEETTRRTSMMFAPAVGYGYYGAGFACVF, from the coding sequence ATGACACGGATAATTCCCCTTTTGTTTGCCCTCCTGACCGTCACCGGCGGAAAGGCGGGTGCCGTCCTGCCCGGCAGCCGGACATTCGCACAGCGCTCCGGCACCGCATGTTCCGTTCCGAACGACAGCCTCTGCATCACGACCGCCGCCCCGTTGCTGCCCGCTGCCGCTGCACAGCCTCTATACGGCCTCGAAGCTCCCGACTATACACCTGCCCTCCGCAACCCGCTGCGGATGCCGGAGAGCGTCCGGCCCCGCCGCGACTTCTGGCACTCCACCGGCGCCCGGTTCATCATTCCGGCCGGTTTCATCACCTACGGCGTCGTAGCGCAATGCAACCCACTCCTGCAAAAAGCCAATGCCGAAGTCAAATCCGCCGCATTCCGGGCCTTTCCAGGCCGGACGCATGTGGACGACTACCTGCAATACGCCCCCGTAGCCGCCTACTTCGGCCTCTCATGGATAAAGACCGAGCACAACTTTTTGGAAAAAACCATCGTGGCTGCCACTTCGTACCTCGTCATGGCCGCCATCGTCAATACCATGAAATTCGCCATCCCCGTCCAGCGCCCCGACGGTTCGGCATGGAACTCCTTCCCCTCAGGACACACTGCAACCGCCTTCACGGGCGCACATCTGCTGTTCCGCGAATACAAAAGCGTATCGCCGTGGATAGGCATCGCAGGCTACGCGGCCGCCACGGCGACAGGTGTCATGCGCATACTCAACAGGCGCCACTGGCTGAGCGACGTCGTCACGGGTGCGGGCATCGGCATCGCCAGCGTCGAAATCGCCTACCTCCTGCTGCCCGTATTCGACCGGTGGATTTACGGTAAAAAGGAGGAAACGACGAGACGGACGAGCATGATGTTCGCCCCGGCCGTCGGATACGGCTACTACG
- a CDS encoding mechanosensitive ion channel family protein produces MNLFLQLSKPNVDIPEDSEVLGKFENWLHRILQMSWDDLLHEAVKLGGKLVAAVLIYIVGRWLIRKADGLLNRIFEKRGLDPSLNSFIRSILRIVVWVFLVMIIVGVLGIRTTSFLAILASAGFAVGMALSGTLQNFAGGVLILLLKPFRTGDYIVSQGVEGTVKAINLFNTVLITPDNKTIIIPNGGMSSSIVNNVTESGTRRIEWTFGISYGDSYDEARKVLAGLIEADSRIQRSPEYLIALSNLADSSVQIVVRAWTDTSEYWNVYYDMNEKVYKTFSEHGLTIPFNQLDVNLTSAATSGAVLRQETERDGAREQ; encoded by the coding sequence ATGAATCTTTTTCTACAACTCTCCAAACCGAATGTGGATATTCCCGAGGACAGCGAAGTGCTCGGCAAATTCGAGAACTGGCTTCACCGCATTCTCCAGATGAGCTGGGACGACCTGCTGCACGAGGCCGTCAAGCTCGGAGGAAAGCTGGTCGCTGCGGTACTTATCTATATCGTGGGGCGCTGGCTCATCCGAAAGGCCGACGGACTCCTGAACCGCATATTCGAGAAACGCGGGCTGGACCCCTCGCTCAATTCCTTTATCCGGAGTATCCTGCGGATAGTGGTCTGGGTATTCCTCGTCATGATAATCGTGGGAGTGCTCGGCATAAGGACGACGTCGTTCCTGGCGATACTCGCTTCGGCCGGTTTTGCCGTCGGCATGGCATTGAGCGGAACGCTCCAGAACTTTGCGGGCGGGGTGCTTATCCTGCTGCTCAAACCTTTCCGCACGGGCGACTATATCGTGTCGCAGGGTGTCGAGGGTACCGTGAAGGCCATCAATCTCTTCAATACGGTGCTGATAACTCCGGACAACAAGACCATCATCATTCCCAACGGCGGCATGTCTTCCAGCATCGTGAACAACGTGACCGAATCCGGTACGCGCCGCATCGAATGGACGTTCGGCATTTCGTACGGCGACAGTTACGACGAAGCGCGCAAGGTGTTGGCCGGCTTGATAGAGGCCGATTCCAGAATACAGCGTTCGCCCGAGTATCTCATTGCACTGAGCAATCTGGCCGACAGTTCCGTACAGATAGTCGTGAGGGCATGGACGGACACTTCCGAGTACTGGAACGTCTATTACGACATGAATGAGAAGGTTTACAAGACCTTCTCCGAACACGGACTGACCATACCTTTCAACCAGTTGGATGTGAACCTGACTTCGGCGGCGACGTCCGGAGCCGTACTCCGACAGGAGACCGAACGGGACGGGGCTCGGGAGCAGTAG
- a CDS encoding acyltransferase, giving the protein METEMIRAAGAQPGGEWRFSVLDRACLNMVIKGMWLFHGRLDAAAMKESFARLLGYYPHLCGRVMRGEAVACDNSGVPFAVDEAPRCRLEQAVLMPDAPKRFGAHFDLSGFKRGRQAPLSVRLTRLADGTVLSLHGAHGCMDGNAFYTLVENWGRLHRGEPVVQPVADQSLLPQPATLSAEELLRSVKAAGWYPVGWRQLFQTVWAAATGIGRRRSLPLHIGAGDLEQLRQAFNDRHGVRYGIHVILSALVAKMCIRLEGLAPETACSHITVTDLRGRIPGLPAGFAGNAVCNLTAGPFPAGSTLFEVAASVDAMLRKMFGDDGAGLGEFTALYFAAIAGRVPYLPINLSGMNSRRPTVFYVNDFLKLPLYGAEFGTGAPYAVLPHDLPDQVKIWPSPPDRPGADLYFTGHLARLVDSSDTAGLLADMLREYGVTLTV; this is encoded by the coding sequence ATGGAGACGGAGATGATAAGGGCTGCCGGGGCACAGCCGGGTGGCGAATGGCGGTTTTCGGTGCTGGACAGGGCATGCCTGAATATGGTGATAAAGGGAATGTGGCTTTTTCACGGAAGGCTCGATGCCGCAGCCATGAAAGAGTCGTTCGCCCGGCTGCTCGGATATTATCCGCACCTGTGCGGCAGGGTAATGAGAGGGGAGGCTGTGGCGTGCGACAATTCGGGCGTACCTTTTGCGGTGGATGAAGCACCGCGTTGCAGGCTGGAGCAGGCGGTGCTCATGCCGGATGCTCCGAAACGTTTCGGGGCACATTTCGACCTGTCGGGTTTCAAACGGGGAAGGCAGGCGCCGTTGAGCGTGAGGCTTACACGGCTGGCCGACGGTACCGTGCTGAGCCTCCATGGTGCGCATGGCTGCATGGACGGCAATGCGTTCTATACGTTGGTGGAGAATTGGGGCAGGCTGCACCGCGGCGAACCGGTGGTGCAGCCCGTTGCGGACCAATCCTTGTTGCCGCAGCCCGCAACCCTGTCTGCGGAGGAGCTTCTTCGCAGTGTGAAGGCGGCCGGATGGTATCCTGTCGGGTGGCGGCAGCTCTTCCAGACCGTCTGGGCTGCCGCGACGGGTATCGGCCGGCGCAGGTCGCTGCCCCTGCACATCGGTGCCGGTGATTTGGAACAGTTGAGGCAGGCTTTCAACGACAGGCATGGCGTGCGGTACGGGATACACGTTATTCTGTCCGCCCTTGTCGCAAAGATGTGTATCCGCCTAGAAGGACTCGCTCCGGAAACGGCCTGTTCCCACATAACAGTGACCGACCTGCGTGGACGCATACCCGGCTTGCCGGCGGGTTTCGCCGGCAATGCCGTTTGTAATCTGACGGCGGGGCCTTTCCCGGCCGGCAGCACCCTTTTCGAGGTCGCTGCCTCCGTCGATGCCATGCTGAGGAAGATGTTCGGTGACGACGGTGCCGGACTCGGGGAGTTTACGGCGCTGTACTTTGCGGCGATTGCCGGCAGGGTGCCTTATCTTCCCATAAACCTTTCCGGCATGAACAGCCGCCGGCCCACGGTATTTTACGTGAATGATTTTCTGAAGCTGCCCCTGTATGGGGCGGAGTTCGGGACGGGGGCTCCGTATGCCGTCCTGCCGCATGACCTTCCCGACCAGGTGAAGATATGGCCCTCTCCTCCCGACCGTCCCGGTGCCGACCTCTATTTTACGGGGCATTTGGCCCGGTTGGTCGATTCGTCCGACACGGCCGGTTTGCTGGCTGACATGCTGCGGGAGTATGGAGTGACTCTGACCGTGTGA
- the gyrB gene encoding DNA topoisomerase (ATP-hydrolyzing) subunit B: MSELENGKPVNHEEYSASSIQVLEGLEAVRKRPAMYIGDIGVRGLHHLVYEIVDNSIDEALAGYCTDIEVTINENNSITVEDNGRGIPVDFHEKEGKSALEVVLTVLHAGGKFSKDSYKVSGGLHGVGMSCVNALSTQFEVEVRRDGKIHRQTYSIGAPTSEIEIIGTCGNTGTKITFLPDASIFTTTEYSYDVLSARLRELAYLNKGIRLSITDRRERDENGNFRGEVFYSVEGLKEFVKYLDENRGTPLTEDIIYIDTEKDGIPVEVAMQYNDSFSENVHSYVNNINTIEGGTHLTGFRRALTRTLKKYADDSGLLSKLKFDINGDDFREGLTAVVSVKVSEPQFEGQTKTKLGNSEVAGAVDQAISQALNNYLEENPKDARAIVNKVILAATARNAARHARELVQRKTVLSGSGLPGKLADCSSRDREKTEIFFVEGDSAGGTAKQGRDRLFQAIMPLRGKILNIEKAQEHKMWENEEIKNMFTALGVSIGTEEDSKALNLEKLRYGKIIIMTDADVDGSHIATLMLTFFFRKMKDLIELGHIYIATPPLYQVRKGTQKRYCWTEEEREQAIADFGTKGVHTQRYKGLGEMNEEQLWETTMNPETRILRQVTIENAAEADRIFSMLMGDDVPPRREFIEKNARYAKIDA; this comes from the coding sequence ATGAGCGAATTGGAAAACGGCAAACCGGTAAACCACGAAGAGTATTCCGCATCGAGCATACAGGTGCTCGAAGGACTGGAGGCAGTGCGCAAACGTCCGGCCATGTACATCGGCGACATCGGCGTGCGGGGTCTGCACCATCTGGTATACGAAATAGTGGACAACTCGATAGACGAGGCACTGGCCGGTTACTGTACCGACATAGAGGTCACGATAAACGAAAACAACTCCATCACCGTGGAGGACAACGGGAGGGGTATCCCGGTCGATTTTCACGAGAAAGAGGGCAAATCGGCTCTGGAGGTGGTGCTCACCGTGCTGCACGCGGGCGGTAAATTCTCGAAGGACAGCTACAAGGTGTCGGGCGGACTGCACGGCGTGGGCATGTCGTGCGTGAACGCCCTCTCCACACAGTTCGAGGTGGAAGTGCGCCGCGACGGCAAGATACACCGCCAGACCTACAGCATCGGCGCCCCGACCTCCGAAATCGAAATCATCGGCACCTGCGGGAACACGGGGACGAAAATCACCTTCCTGCCCGACGCCTCCATCTTCACTACCACCGAATACAGTTACGACGTCCTGTCGGCCAGGCTCCGTGAGCTGGCCTACCTCAACAAGGGCATCCGGCTCAGCATCACCGACCGGCGCGAACGGGACGAAAACGGGAACTTCCGCGGCGAAGTGTTCTACTCGGTCGAAGGGCTCAAGGAGTTCGTCAAGTACCTCGACGAGAACCGGGGCACGCCGCTGACCGAAGACATCATCTACATCGACACCGAAAAGGACGGCATTCCCGTGGAGGTGGCCATGCAGTACAACGACAGCTTTTCGGAAAACGTCCACTCCTACGTGAACAACATCAACACCATCGAGGGCGGCACGCACCTGACCGGTTTCCGCCGGGCGCTGACGCGCACGCTCAAGAAATACGCCGACGACTCCGGACTGCTCTCCAAGCTGAAGTTCGACATCAACGGCGACGACTTCCGCGAGGGACTCACCGCGGTGGTCTCCGTAAAGGTTTCCGAACCGCAGTTCGAGGGTCAGACGAAAACCAAACTGGGCAACAGCGAAGTGGCCGGAGCGGTGGACCAAGCCATCTCCCAGGCGCTCAACAATTACCTCGAAGAGAATCCGAAAGATGCCCGTGCCATCGTGAACAAGGTGATACTGGCCGCCACGGCCCGTAACGCCGCACGCCATGCCCGCGAACTGGTGCAGCGCAAGACAGTGCTTTCCGGCTCCGGTCTGCCGGGCAAGCTGGCCGACTGCTCCTCGCGCGACCGCGAAAAGACGGAGATTTTCTTCGTCGAGGGAGATTCCGCAGGCGGCACGGCCAAACAGGGTCGCGACCGGCTTTTCCAGGCCATCATGCCGCTCCGCGGTAAAATCCTGAACATCGAAAAGGCACAGGAGCACAAGATGTGGGAGAACGAGGAGATCAAGAACATGTTCACTGCCCTCGGCGTGTCGATAGGCACCGAAGAGGACAGTAAGGCGCTGAACCTCGAGAAACTGCGTTACGGCAAAATCATCATCATGACCGATGCCGATGTGGACGGAAGTCACATCGCCACGCTGATGCTCACCTTCTTCTTCCGCAAAATGAAAGACCTCATCGAACTGGGTCATATCTATATCGCCACTCCTCCGCTTTACCAGGTACGCAAGGGGACGCAGAAACGTTATTGCTGGACGGAAGAGGAACGCGAACAGGCCATCGCCGATTTCGGCACCAAGGGCGTACACACCCAGCGCTACAAAGGTCTGGGTGAAATGAACGAAGAACAGCTTTGGGAGACCACCATGAATCCCGAAACGCGCATCCTGCGTCAGGTAACCATCGAGAACGCCGCCGAAGCAGACCGCATCTTCTCGATGCTGATGGGCGACGACGTGCCGCCGCGCCGCGAATTCATCGAAAAGAACGCACGCTACGCCAAGATAGACGCCTGA
- a CDS encoding DUF5606 family protein, protein MELKDILAISGQPGLFRYVARSSNGVIVESLADGRRMNSSGTAKISALAEIAIYTETEELPLWQVFEKFYAYTDGKPTIDAKSDAVLLKKTFGEVVPDYDRDRVHVSDMKKVVSWFNLLVGAGMTDFRLEKEDGTETDGEKDEAAAE, encoded by the coding sequence ATGGAACTGAAAGATATCCTTGCGATTTCCGGCCAGCCGGGACTTTTTCGTTACGTGGCCCGCAGCAGCAATGGTGTCATCGTGGAATCGCTGGCCGACGGCAGGCGAATGAACTCTTCGGGAACGGCCAAGATAAGCGCATTGGCCGAGATAGCCATCTACACCGAAACCGAAGAGCTGCCCCTTTGGCAGGTGTTTGAGAAATTCTACGCCTATACGGACGGAAAGCCGACGATAGATGCCAAATCGGATGCGGTGCTGTTGAAAAAGACTTTCGGCGAGGTTGTGCCCGATTACGACCGCGACCGGGTGCATGTGTCCGACATGAAGAAGGTCGTGTCGTGGTTCAATCTGCTCGTAGGGGCGGGCATGACCGATTTCCGCCTCGAAAAGGAAGACGGTACGGAGACCGACGGAGAGAAAGACGAAGCTGCTGCCGAATAG
- a CDS encoding metallophosphoesterase, whose translation MILACFVLFVALTLYCEYSLLRHLGRTGRRSPAGVAYIVLTVLLWLAVAGGVAYAFAGGDTAGWFMRAFGIVLVLFLFNGLAKLLFVLFGYIGRRTGRGRAMGITAAVCCTLLGAVLLYGLTVGRSRIRVERVEVASSRLPVGFDGFRVAMFSDVHTGLLLGRDRVLRRMVDIINALDADVVVNCGDIVNYDYRELDGRVLEILSGIRSRDGVYAVLGNHDLGIYIRDTVAYPPQENVRHIVEAQRSLGWTVLRDSSAILVRGGDSIALTGLSFPEELVHRSHERIERELDLSEAYAGLPEKLFGITLSHAPQAWHRIMAAGRGDLTLSGHVHSLQMKLRLGQKWQWSPAAWFYDEWSGPYADGERMLYVNDGIGYAMVPMRIGARPEITLFELRRSDGGDCIGGGIE comes from the coding sequence ATGATACTCGCTTGTTTTGTCCTGTTCGTGGCGCTGACGCTCTACTGCGAATATTCGCTTCTGAGACATCTGGGGCGTACGGGCCGCCGGAGCCCGGCCGGTGTGGCGTATATCGTGCTCACCGTCCTGCTGTGGCTTGCCGTGGCCGGTGGTGTGGCATATGCGTTCGCCGGGGGCGATACCGCCGGATGGTTCATGCGCGCCTTCGGCATCGTGCTCGTCCTCTTTCTGTTCAACGGGCTGGCGAAGCTGTTGTTCGTCCTGTTCGGTTATATAGGGCGCCGTACGGGGCGTGGCAGGGCGATGGGGATAACGGCGGCAGTCTGCTGTACGTTGCTCGGAGCCGTACTGCTCTACGGATTGACGGTCGGGCGGAGCCGTATCCGCGTGGAACGGGTGGAGGTGGCTTCGTCCCGCCTTCCGGTCGGATTCGACGGGTTCCGCGTGGCGATGTTTTCCGACGTACATACGGGACTGCTGCTCGGCCGCGACCGGGTGCTTCGCAGGATGGTGGATATCATCAATGCGCTCGATGCCGATGTGGTGGTCAATTGCGGCGATATCGTCAATTACGACTATCGCGAGCTTGACGGCCGCGTGCTGGAAATTCTCTCCGGAATCCGGAGCCGCGACGGGGTGTATGCGGTGCTCGGCAATCACGACCTGGGTATATACATTCGCGATACGGTGGCGTATCCGCCGCAGGAGAACGTCCGGCACATCGTGGAGGCGCAGCGTTCGTTGGGCTGGACGGTGCTGAGGGACAGCTCCGCGATACTTGTACGGGGCGGCGATTCCATCGCCCTGACGGGGCTGTCGTTTCCGGAAGAGCTCGTACATCGGAGTCATGAGCGAATCGAGAGGGAGCTTGACCTTTCGGAAGCCTATGCCGGGTTGCCGGAGAAGCTGTTCGGCATCACCCTTTCCCATGCTCCGCAGGCATGGCACCGGATTATGGCTGCGGGCCGGGGCGACCTGACGCTCTCGGGTCATGTACACAGCCTGCAGATGAAGCTGCGGCTGGGCCAGAAATGGCAGTGGTCGCCCGCCGCATGGTTTTACGATGAATGGAGCGGCCCCTATGCCGACGGAGAGCGGATGCTGTATGTGAATGACGGAATAGGGTATGCCATGGTGCCCATGCGCATAGGCGCCCGTCCGGAGATAACTTTGTTTGAATTGAGGAGAAGCGATGGAGGTGATTGTATCGGCGGCGGTATCGAGTGA
- a CDS encoding DoxX family protein, which yields MDTRKRIYKFLSTERWNDSAIFFMRIFAGVLMLIHGIGKINNYEMLFTTFPDPLGIGSEASLVLIIGAETICSLLLIVGLFVRPAALILAVGMFVASFLAVPGEPFAAHELSFVYMGIYVMLVISGGMRYSLDRVFFRVQ from the coding sequence ATGGATACCAGAAAAAGGATTTACAAATTTCTCTCGACCGAGCGGTGGAACGATTCGGCGATATTCTTCATGCGTATCTTCGCAGGGGTGCTCATGCTGATTCACGGCATAGGGAAAATCAACAATTACGAGATGCTCTTCACGACCTTTCCCGACCCGCTGGGGATAGGGAGCGAAGCCTCCCTCGTATTGATAATCGGTGCGGAGACCATATGTTCGCTGTTGCTCATCGTAGGGCTGTTCGTACGTCCTGCGGCGTTGATACTCGCCGTGGGTATGTTCGTGGCTTCGTTCCTGGCCGTGCCGGGCGAACCGTTCGCGGCACACGAGCTTTCGTTCGTCTATATGGGAATATACGTGATGCTGGTCATCAGCGGCGGTATGCGTTATTCGCTCGACAGGGTCTTTTTCAGGGTACAGTAG
- a CDS encoding helix-turn-helix transcriptional regulator, producing the protein MNREKKKNGDDKTSINQLLTAIFIYSSIFFAAGLTYDIVLYTLDAKWFLLAANTAALLMMGAVFAVYAAGKTDSDIALFANMLIVTLNLAVSIVYEGIVNGPDASFTVLLGMCICALPIIMASLTGIRAAPVIITLIIICSYSVSAILIGDEKLFLCMPILMLIYTGAPIALKSIVILSRRLEREKIEITREKSEFLRIMNIEAERFKLIGAHGTREAAKLMDELDAKVRDTLVSQVKHVIHSEEMVREAIRKRHPELTDAEAEVALLIVKDKTVSEICEIRHVSPSTVTSIRSRLRKKAGLRPEESLKSHLKSVVNAYITAG; encoded by the coding sequence ATGAACAGGGAAAAGAAAAAAAACGGGGACGACAAAACAAGCATCAATCAACTGCTTACGGCGATATTCATCTATTCATCGATATTCTTCGCAGCCGGACTGACATACGATATCGTACTCTACACGCTCGATGCGAAATGGTTCCTGTTAGCGGCCAATACCGCAGCCCTGCTGATGATGGGGGCGGTTTTCGCAGTCTATGCCGCCGGAAAGACAGATTCAGACATCGCCCTCTTCGCCAATATGCTTATCGTAACGCTCAACCTGGCCGTTTCCATCGTCTACGAGGGAATCGTCAACGGGCCGGACGCCTCGTTCACCGTACTGTTGGGAATGTGTATCTGCGCCCTGCCGATAATCATGGCCTCGCTGACCGGAATAAGGGCGGCACCGGTGATAATCACCCTCATCATCATCTGCTCCTATTCGGTCAGCGCCATCCTCATCGGCGACGAAAAACTCTTTCTCTGCATGCCTATCCTGATGCTCATCTACACAGGAGCTCCGATAGCACTGAAGAGTATCGTCATCCTCTCCCGCAGGCTCGAGCGCGAAAAGATAGAAATCACCCGCGAAAAGAGCGAATTCCTGCGGATAATGAATATCGAAGCGGAGCGCTTCAAGCTGATAGGCGCCCACGGCACCAGAGAGGCCGCCAAACTGATGGACGAACTCGACGCCAAGGTGCGCGATACGCTCGTGTCGCAGGTCAAACATGTCATCCACTCGGAAGAGATGGTCAGGGAAGCGATAAGGAAACGGCATCCGGAGCTTACCGATGCGGAAGCGGAAGTCGCACTGCTGATAGTAAAGGATAAGACCGTGTCGGAAATCTGCGAAATCCGACACGTATCACCTTCGACCGTAACCTCGATACGCAGCAGACTCAGGAAGAAAGCGGGCCTCCGGCCGGAAGAAAGCCTGAAAAGTCACCTGAAATCGGTGGTAAACGCCTATATCACTGCCGGATGA